In a single window of the Methanobrevibacter sp. genome:
- a CDS encoding MarR family transcriptional regulator — protein sequence MNETEIYELLGYVKVSFYRTETLKSITNDLKMPSQIAKEINVNTSQVSSALSDLKKKNLVICVNEEVRKGRLYKCTDLGKELVKRL from the coding sequence ATGAATGAGACTGAAATTTACGAACTTCTTGGCTATGTTAAGGTATCCTTTTACAGGACCGAAACATTAAAATCAATTACCAATGATTTAAAGATGCCATCACAAATTGCAAAAGAAATCAATGTAAATACCAGTCAGGTATCATCCGCTCTTTCTGATTTGAAAAAGAAAAACCTGGTAATCTGTGTTAATGAAGAAGTAAGAAAAGGAAGATTATACAAATGCACAGATTTAGGAAAAGAATTGGTCAAAAGACTATAA
- a CDS encoding FAD-dependent oxidoreductase, whose amino-acid sequence MRDDLKVGVFLCECGGNIADIVDLDEVRDALDVEFIGQFENLCSLNGRKIIRDAIFDHDLDRVVVAACSPISHEKTFQDYIKPLNPYLMDMANIREQCSWVHSDKEKATHKAITLINASIEKVKQSDAVDPIYCQTPDEVAVIGGGIAGMNAALSLAKQGTKVTLIEQSPSIGGHMAKIGKVFSPVKIAEECGMCLLNPILNELVWNENIEVLTNTKVIESERRAGTYNLILEKSPRYVDEDKCIACGNCAEVCEVEVPNDWNDNLSLRKAIYRPFGQSFPEAYVIDMDNCNKCGDCFRQCNMKAIRLKGKPEKIPLQVGSIIVATGHQLFNMEKRPEYGYTRYDDVITQSELGRITGVNGPTKGKLLKSNGEVPKRVVMIQCVGSRDEKPEGHRYCSKICCTVALKNANIIKHKYPDTDVVICYTDVRTPGMFEKYYKHTQENEVRFIRGRPGEVVKKGDNFIVRTEDTIKGEFIEIEADMVVLSTAIEPSEGTKEIAEILNVGTTEDGFIKESHPKIKPVATDVQGIFVCGTAQDPKDITDSIMQATAAASKVNEYNYGGVEIEPFIAEIDKEKCILCGDCIKKCKYKSMSIQDDEIYIDPMSCNGCGKCLIGCNQRAITVNGNIDEKIMSTIKGVLSKKQEGDRTILVFLDNIGYTAADNIGVNRLSYPESIHIIKVISVNRVRPRHIQYALENGADGVFIGEFPGDLMYDEVERKIHRVKDRIAEMGEDPERVTFSKVYIPYFSGLARKFIDFDKKIEELDKAEL is encoded by the coding sequence ATGAGGGATGATTTAAAAGTTGGCGTGTTTTTATGTGAATGTGGAGGAAATATTGCAGATATTGTAGACTTGGATGAAGTAAGAGATGCATTGGATGTTGAATTCATCGGACAATTCGAAAACTTGTGTTCTCTTAACGGACGTAAAATTATCCGTGATGCAATTTTTGATCATGACCTTGACCGTGTTGTAGTTGCAGCATGTTCTCCTATAAGTCATGAAAAAACATTCCAGGATTATATCAAACCATTAAACCCTTATTTAATGGACATGGCAAATATCAGGGAACAATGTTCTTGGGTACACTCAGATAAAGAAAAAGCTACCCATAAAGCTATTACTTTAATAAATGCTTCCATTGAAAAAGTTAAACAATCTGATGCAGTTGATCCGATTTATTGTCAAACTCCTGATGAAGTTGCAGTTATTGGTGGTGGAATTGCCGGAATGAATGCAGCATTATCTCTTGCCAAGCAAGGAACTAAAGTCACTTTAATAGAACAATCTCCATCTATCGGTGGGCATATGGCTAAGATTGGTAAAGTTTTCTCACCAGTTAAAATTGCTGAAGAATGTGGAATGTGTCTTTTAAATCCAATTCTTAATGAACTTGTCTGGAATGAAAACATTGAAGTATTAACCAATACTAAAGTAATTGAATCTGAAAGACGTGCTGGAACATATAATTTAATCTTAGAGAAATCTCCAAGATATGTTGATGAGGATAAATGTATTGCATGCGGTAACTGTGCTGAAGTATGTGAAGTTGAAGTTCCAAATGACTGGAATGACAATTTATCTTTAAGAAAAGCTATTTATAGGCCATTTGGTCAATCTTTTCCCGAAGCATATGTAATTGACATGGATAATTGTAACAAATGTGGTGACTGTTTTAGACAATGTAATATGAAAGCTATTAGGCTTAAAGGAAAACCTGAAAAAATTCCTTTGCAGGTAGGTTCAATTATTGTTGCAACTGGTCATCAGTTATTTAATATGGAAAAAAGACCTGAATATGGGTACACTCGTTATGATGATGTAATAACTCAATCAGAACTTGGACGTATTACAGGTGTGAATGGTCCTACTAAAGGTAAACTCTTAAAATCCAATGGTGAAGTTCCAAAACGTGTTGTAATGATTCAATGTGTTGGTTCAAGAGATGAAAAACCAGAAGGACATAGGTACTGTTCTAAAATATGTTGTACAGTAGCTTTGAAGAATGCTAATATCATTAAACATAAGTATCCTGATACTGATGTTGTAATTTGTTATACTGATGTTAGGACTCCAGGAATGTTTGAGAAATACTATAAACACACTCAGGAAAATGAAGTTCGTTTCATTAGAGGACGTCCTGGTGAAGTAGTTAAAAAAGGAGATAATTTCATTGTAAGAACAGAAGATACTATTAAAGGCGAATTTATAGAAATTGAAGCTGATATGGTTGTTCTTTCAACTGCAATAGAACCTTCTGAAGGTACTAAAGAAATTGCTGAAATTTTAAATGTAGGTACTACTGAAGATGGATTTATTAAAGAATCCCATCCTAAAATCAAACCGGTTGCTACTGATGTTCAGGGAATATTTGTTTGTGGAACTGCACAGGATCCAAAAGATATCACGGATTCAATTATGCAGGCAACTGCCGCTGCATCAAAAGTCAATGAATACAATTATGGTGGTGTGGAAATCGAACCGTTCATTGCAGAAATTGATAAAGAAAAATGTATTTTATGTGGTGACTGTATTAAAAAATGTAAATATAAATCTATGAGTATTCAAGATGATGAAATTTACATTGACCCAATGAGCTGTAATGGATGTGGAAAATGTCTTATCGGATGTAATCAAAGAGCTATTACAGTTAACGGTAATATTGATGAAAAGATCATGTCCACAATTAAAGGTGTATTGTCCAAAAAACAAGAAGGTGATCGTACAATCTTAGTGTTCCTGGATAATATTGGTTATACTGCAGCAGATAATATTGGTGTAAACAGGTTGTCTTATCCTGAATCAATTCATATTATCAAAGTAATTTCAGTAAATCGTGTAAGACCAAGACATATTCAGTATGCCCTTGAAAACGGTGCTGATGGAGTATTTATTGGTGAATTCCCTGGAGATTTAATGTACGATGAAGTGGAACGTAAAATCCACAGGGTAAAAGATAGGATTGCTGAGATGGGTGAAGATCCTGAAAGAGTTACATTCTCAAAAGTATATATTCCATACTTCTCAGGATTGGCTCGTAAATTCATTGATTTTGATAAAAAAATTGAAGAATTGGACAAAGCAGAATTATAA
- a CDS encoding sensor histidine kinase encodes MDTKELFEKYTDHEFELNLLKRARTASLILIVFSALVWIIDLNILPANPILTIIGDSTKISYYYFFIFLTFFLITSKNHKLNLIANITLGISGIIVLSGIFSFFGLFGFDQWMRFLCETQLFGLINILLPFFFIISVFLRKYENIMQILALTSMIIGFGGLLYYLGTPDMYSKSLHYLIFHMLSAATFTALPTKNGLFKPIGIKSDISKQTLRLITHILAGIVTIYCIIEILRPSITPIFSHVSIISTLASLTTILGIILYYSRKWVKKDLESEILKNEAIELQQTIENVQSLSKIAIVNGSANNYNWTSEIFEILEMKPINGTINEDLVFNLTTPESRELISKKHEKASKNCKPGDIINFDTTLEIKTMKGNTKYIKCISHNFINTDFETRKINGIIEDITEEIIIKRNLVESFQNQTILLKEVHHRVKNNLQIILSLLNLELRFNREDYEDILKKTRTRISSMATIHEQVYNSSDVAHVDSENYIQLTLENLFSLYSSNINLNLDIENHEVWMDKAIPIGLIINELGLNTIKYAFNEDEIGNFYVKFRVNNNICELDVWDDGRGLPDDFNFETSKSLGFTIIQSLIKQLDGESALLDIPKGFGLKITFKNEL; translated from the coding sequence ATGGACACCAAAGAATTATTTGAAAAATATACTGACCACGAATTTGAATTAAACTTACTTAAAAGAGCACGTACTGCATCTCTAATACTTATAGTTTTTTCAGCATTAGTTTGGATTATTGATTTAAATATTCTTCCAGCTAACCCAATATTAACCATAATTGGCGATTCAACAAAAATTTCATATTATTATTTTTTCATATTCCTAACATTCTTTTTGATAACCTCAAAAAATCATAAATTAAATCTAATAGCAAACATAACATTAGGTATCTCAGGAATAATAGTTTTAAGTGGAATATTTTCATTTTTCGGATTATTTGGTTTTGATCAATGGATGAGATTCCTATGTGAAACACAGTTATTCGGTTTAATTAATATACTCTTGCCATTTTTCTTCATAATAAGTGTATTCTTGAGAAAATATGAAAACATAATGCAGATTCTTGCTTTAACTTCCATGATAATTGGATTTGGAGGTTTGCTTTATTATTTAGGAACACCTGATATGTATTCAAAATCATTGCATTATCTTATATTCCACATGTTATCTGCTGCAACATTCACAGCACTCCCAACAAAAAATGGATTATTCAAACCAATTGGAATAAAATCTGACATAAGTAAACAAACATTAAGGTTAATTACACATATCCTAGCAGGAATAGTAACTATATATTGTATAATTGAAATTTTAAGACCATCAATCACCCCAATATTCAGCCATGTCTCAATCATATCAACATTAGCATCATTAACAACCATATTGGGAATAATTCTGTATTACTCAAGAAAATGGGTTAAAAAAGATTTGGAAAGTGAAATTCTAAAAAACGAAGCTATTGAATTACAGCAAACAATCGAAAACGTACAGTCATTATCAAAAATAGCTATTGTAAACGGTAGTGCAAACAATTACAACTGGACCAGCGAAATATTTGAAATTTTGGAAATGAAACCAATTAACGGAACAATCAATGAAGATTTAGTTTTCAATCTTACCACTCCGGAATCCAGGGAATTAATTTCCAAAAAACATGAAAAGGCATCAAAAAACTGTAAGCCTGGAGATATAATAAACTTTGATACAACCCTTGAGATTAAAACAATGAAAGGAAATACAAAATACATTAAATGTATCAGCCATAATTTCATCAATACGGATTTTGAAACAAGAAAAATCAATGGAATTATTGAAGACATTACCGAAGAAATTATAATCAAAAGAAATCTAGTTGAATCATTCCAAAATCAAACAATTCTACTTAAGGAAGTTCACCACAGAGTAAAAAATAACTTGCAGATCATTTTAAGTTTACTTAATTTGGAGTTAAGGTTCAACAGAGAGGACTATGAGGATATCCTAAAGAAAACTAGAACTAGAATTAGTTCAATGGCAACAATTCATGAACAGGTATACAACTCATCAGATGTAGCTCATGTTGACTCTGAAAACTATATTCAATTAACTTTGGAAAACTTGTTTAGCTTATACAGTTCAAACATTAATTTAAACTTAGACATTGAAAATCATGAAGTATGGATGGATAAAGCTATACCAATTGGATTAATTATTAATGAACTTGGATTAAATACCATAAAGTATGCATTTAACGAAGATGAAATAGGTAACTTCTATGTTAAATTTAGGGTAAATAATAATATCTGCGAACTTGATGTTTGGGATGATGGTAGAGGCCTTCCAGATGACTTCAATTTTGAAACATCAAAAAGTTTAGGATTTACAATTATCCAAAGTTTAATAAAACAGTTAGATGGAGAATCTGCACTTTTAGATATACCTAAAGGATTTGGTCTTAAAATAACCTTTAAAAATGAGTTATAA
- a CDS encoding 4Fe-4S dicluster domain-containing protein, with the protein MQKITDSPINFAEDVIEDVKNSKDDGVLKCVQCGMCTSTCPAALHSDYNPREIIERVLDGDMSIIEDDCIWNCFYCYTCHSVCPVGNSVCEVNQILKQFAIKNEIGYDKLYEYMGFADSYFTAAIGAIPEIFFEDIDRDVPGWWDFRQNLEEIRDELGLNPPLMPPQDVIDEVSKILTITGFKNKIETIRATQEGGE; encoded by the coding sequence ATGCAAAAAATTACGGATTCACCGATAAATTTTGCAGAAGATGTAATTGAAGATGTTAAAAACTCAAAAGATGATGGAGTTTTAAAATGTGTTCAATGTGGGATGTGTACTTCAACATGTCCTGCAGCTTTACATTCTGATTATAATCCTCGTGAAATAATTGAAAGAGTATTGGACGGTGATATGTCAATCATCGAAGATGATTGTATTTGGAATTGTTTTTACTGTTACACATGCCACAGTGTATGTCCTGTAGGAAACAGTGTATGTGAAGTAAATCAAATTTTAAAGCAATTTGCAATCAAAAATGAAATAGGATATGATAAGCTCTATGAATATATGGGTTTTGCAGATTCCTACTTTACTGCAGCTATTGGAGCAATTCCTGAAATATTTTTTGAAGATATTGATAGGGATGTTCCTGGATGGTGGGACTTTAGACAAAATCTAGAAGAAATTAGGGATGAATTAGGATTAAATCCTCCTTTAATGCCACCACAAGATGTTATTGACGAAGTAAGTAAAATATTAACAATAACTGGATTTAAAAATAAAATTGAAACAATTAGAGCAACACAGGAGGGTGGAGAATGA
- the comE gene encoding sulfopyruvate decarboxylase subunit beta has product MARREAIEDIMKHIDDELVICNIGYPSRELYDIKDRAENFYMIGSMGLASSIGLGLALSQPDKDIVVIDGDGALLMNMGSLVTVFANNPRNLTWIVIDNGAYGSTGNQDTYAQKLDLVDVARGVGFTNSYDFSDINLKEFIESDDTSFIVYRTEPGNSKAPIIDLTPVEIKNRFMDVI; this is encoded by the coding sequence ATATTGATGATGAATTGGTCATCTGCAATATAGGATATCCATCAAGAGAATTATATGACATAAAAGACAGGGCAGAAAACTTTTACATGATCGGATCAATGGGACTTGCATCCTCAATCGGACTTGGCCTTGCATTATCCCAACCAGACAAGGACATTGTTGTAATTGACGGTGACGGTGCACTCCTGATGAATATGGGATCACTCGTTACAGTATTTGCAAACAATCCCAGAAACTTGACTTGGATTGTAATAGACAATGGTGCATACGGTTCAACAGGTAATCAGGACACCTATGCTCAAAAACTTGACCTTGTTGATGTTGCAAGAGGAGTTGGATTTACAAACAGTTATGATTTCAGTGATATTAACCTAAAAGAATTCATTGAAAGTGACGATACCAGTTTCATTGTCTATCGTACAGAACCTGGAAACTCAAAAGCACCAATTATTGATTTAACTCCTGTAGAAATTAAAAATAGGTTTATGGATGTTATTTAA
- a CDS encoding methanogenesis marker 16 metalloprotein — translation MTTRSIEDINKKIENGEANIFTAEEFKKLIKNDETPSFEEVDVVTCGTCGVMSGTAAILNFVVSGPGEFIRAKEVYMNGVPVNAGPCPNEWLGSVDVILHGTTHSIQDANYGGGFLLKELLEGNDIDVRVESVDGKTIENTITKDDLVRGQIIGTRMAFKNYTAFTNPNKEPIPSIFAATPLEGGLTGLTFSGCGDLNPLQNDVPQNVIKEGIKILLNGAQGYLLGNGTRSSAEKPNLMLTADLTKMDPYYLGGFKTGQGGEVYDTVAIPIPVLNEEIYNNLLITDDKVGITVSDIKGRHLPLTTTNYEKLWGDYSLRPQYDRNKCSNCESCTVEPICPTNAFANKNINIAHCFGCGMCSHYCRNDAFDMNTGSVDLTINDEDVNIPIICRQSDRIRGNKLALKLKQMIQSQEFKL, via the coding sequence TTGACAACTAGATCAATTGAAGATATAAATAAAAAAATTGAAAACGGTGAAGCAAATATCTTCACTGCAGAAGAATTTAAAAAACTCATCAAAAATGATGAAACTCCAAGTTTTGAGGAAGTTGACGTAGTTACTTGTGGAACATGTGGTGTCATGAGTGGTACTGCTGCTATTTTGAACTTTGTAGTTTCCGGACCTGGTGAATTTATAAGAGCAAAAGAAGTTTATATGAATGGGGTGCCTGTGAATGCAGGACCTTGCCCAAACGAGTGGTTAGGATCAGTTGATGTTATTCTTCATGGAACAACACATTCCATCCAGGATGCAAATTATGGTGGTGGATTCTTACTTAAAGAATTACTTGAAGGTAATGATATTGATGTAAGAGTTGAAAGTGTAGACGGTAAAACAATTGAGAATACAATTACAAAAGATGATCTTGTAAGGGGTCAAATTATTGGAACCCGTATGGCATTTAAAAATTATACTGCATTTACCAACCCTAATAAAGAACCAATTCCATCAATCTTTGCAGCTACTCCTCTTGAAGGAGGTCTAACTGGATTGACATTTTCAGGATGTGGAGATTTAAACCCACTTCAAAATGATGTTCCTCAAAATGTTATTAAAGAGGGAATTAAAATTCTTTTAAATGGTGCTCAAGGTTATTTACTTGGAAATGGAACAAGATCCAGTGCTGAAAAGCCAAACTTAATGTTAACTGCAGATTTAACTAAGATGGATCCGTATTACCTTGGTGGTTTTAAAACAGGACAAGGTGGTGAAGTCTATGATACTGTAGCAATTCCAATACCTGTATTAAATGAGGAAATTTATAATAATTTACTCATTACTGATGATAAAGTAGGTATTACTGTATCAGATATTAAAGGACGTCATTTACCACTTACTACAACTAATTATGAAAAATTATGGGGAGATTATAGTCTAAGACCTCAATATGATAGAAATAAATGTTCAAATTGTGAGTCATGTACTGTAGAACCAATCTGTCCAACCAATGCATTTGCTAATAAAAACATAAATATTGCTCATTGTTTCGGATGCGGAATGTGTTCTCATTATTGTCGCAACGATGCATTTGACATGAATACTGGAAGCGTTGATTTAACAATCAATGATGAGGATGTTAATATTCCAATTATTTGTAGACAGTCTGATAGAATAAGGGGAAATAAATTAGCATTAAAATTAAAACAAATGATTCAAAGTCAAGAGTTTAAATTATAG
- the comA gene encoding phosphosulfolactate synthase, protein MKSFEFLSIKREEKPRTCGLTMVLDKGLGLETASSLMDISGEYVDYLKFGWGTSIVHEQDIIKSKVEMYKSHNVTPYTGGTLFELAYSKNKLEEFFEEARYLGFPAIEVSDGSTFIPHENKLECIEKAKEAGFEVLSEIGKKDPTLDKELSIDERISNMKDELDAGSSLIIVEAREGGKNIGIFDKEGNAKDDEIDVILNSISGEKILWEAPNKNQQVFFILKLGNTVNLGNISTDEITSLETLRRGLRGDTFGKL, encoded by the coding sequence TTGAAATCTTTTGAATTTTTATCTATTAAAAGAGAAGAAAAGCCTAGAACCTGTGGTTTGACCATGGTTTTAGACAAAGGTTTAGGCCTTGAAACAGCCAGCAGTTTGATGGACATTTCTGGCGAATATGTGGACTATTTAAAATTTGGATGGGGAACATCCATTGTACATGAACAAGATATCATTAAATCCAAAGTGGAAATGTATAAATCTCATAATGTAACTCCATATACTGGAGGAACTTTATTTGAGCTTGCTTATTCAAAAAATAAGCTCGAAGAATTTTTTGAGGAAGCGCGCTATTTAGGATTCCCAGCAATAGAAGTGTCAGACGGGTCAACCTTTATTCCTCATGAAAATAAGTTGGAGTGTATTGAAAAAGCAAAAGAGGCAGGTTTTGAAGTATTATCTGAAATAGGTAAAAAAGACCCAACTTTAGATAAGGAATTATCAATTGATGAGCGTATTTCCAACATGAAAGATGAACTTGATGCAGGTTCTTCTCTTATTATTGTGGAAGCTCGTGAAGGTGGAAAGAATATAGGAATATTTGATAAAGAAGGTAATGCTAAAGATGATGAAATTGATGTCATTTTAAACAGTATCTCTGGTGAAAAAATCCTTTGGGAAGCACCAAATAAAAATCAACAAGTATTTTTTATATTGAAGCTTGGTAATACAGTTAATTTAGGAAATATCTCTACTGATGAGATTACATCTCTTGAAACCTTAAGAAGAGGTTTGAGAGGAGATACTTTCGGAAAATTATAG
- a CDS encoding CoB--CoM heterodisulfide reductase iron-sulfur subunit B family protein, with product MKSIPDKNILLFRSCLVSVEYPGVEASTKYVFEKLGIDYAISEKQTCCTGLGHYSDVFDQVDTTAIGARNFKVAANLNRKNLVMMCATCYAINKKSVKLLNKKDDLREHINQLFEDNGLSHLKYEKDDLKPTENIFHAVDIFYGKKDEIKDHIKYDLSEYKIATHHGCHYCKVHYEDTIGGVRDPNIIDELIEACGCKTIGWYDFKRATCGTGFRQRYSNPELSFTATADKMNSLADEDIDILVHLCPNCHIQFDRYQHLIGEREGRKFRAIHLNVAQFIALAMGGDFDKVIGVKAHTVPIDSVIKELKEVEK from the coding sequence ATGAAATCTATTCCTGATAAAAATATACTTTTATTCAGAAGCTGTCTTGTAAGTGTAGAATATCCAGGTGTTGAAGCATCAACAAAATATGTATTTGAAAAACTTGGAATAGATTATGCTATTTCTGAAAAACAAACCTGCTGTACTGGATTAGGTCATTATTCTGATGTATTTGACCAAGTGGACACAACTGCAATTGGAGCACGTAACTTTAAAGTAGCTGCTAATTTAAACCGTAAAAATTTAGTCATGATGTGTGCTACTTGTTATGCAATCAATAAAAAATCAGTTAAATTACTCAACAAAAAAGATGATTTAAGAGAACATATCAACCAGTTATTTGAAGATAATGGTTTGTCTCATTTAAAATATGAGAAAGATGACTTAAAACCAACTGAAAATATTTTCCATGCAGTTGATATTTTCTATGGTAAAAAAGATGAAATCAAAGACCATATCAAATATGACTTAAGTGAGTATAAAATTGCTACACACCACGGTTGCCATTACTGTAAAGTGCACTATGAAGATACAATTGGTGGTGTAAGGGATCCTAACATTATTGATGAACTTATTGAAGCATGCGGATGTAAAACAATTGGTTGGTATGATTTTAAACGTGCAACCTGTGGAACTGGTTTCAGACAAAGATATTCCAATCCAGAATTGTCATTTACAGCAACTGCAGACAAAATGAACTCACTTGCTGATGAGGATATTGATATATTAGTTCATTTATGTCCTAATTGTCATATTCAGTTTGATAGGTATCAACATTTAATTGGAGAACGTGAAGGCAGGAAATTCAGAGCAATACACCTTAATGTAGCGCAATTTATTGCACTTGCTATGGGAGGAGACTTTGATAAAGTCATTGGTGTTAAAGCTCATACAGTACCAATAGATTCAGTAATTAAAGAATTAAAGGAGGTTGAGAAATGA